TCAAGAGGCAGATGATAAAGGACGGCATTAAGTCTCTAAGGATGAGCGGTCTTGGCAAGGTGGCAGAGGGTGTTGCCAATATGGAAGAGGTAATAAGGGTTACGATGGCCGATTAAGGCTTGCTGTCTGGAAGGTAAATAACACAAAGGAAGGTAAGATAAATGGATCAGGGCATGGGAATACCGCCGGCAGCAGGAGCTCCGGCTCCGCCACCGCAGAAGCTGGACATACAGATGCTTCTCAGGCTGCTTATAGAAAAAGGCGGCTCCGACCTGCATATAACCACCGGTTCTTCGCCAAGGATGAGGGTAAACGGGCATTTGAACCCGATGCTAAACACCCCACCGTTATCCCCGATAGAGACCAAGCAGATTTGCTATTCGATACTTTCGGATAACCAGAAGCACCAGTTCGAAGAGGAAAACGAACTCGACTTTTCGTTTGGCATAAAGGGGCTCTCGAGGTTCAGGGGTAACGTCTTTATGCAGCGCGGCGCTGTTGCCGGAGTTTTCAGGGCCATTCCGTTCACCATAAAGACCGTTAAGGAACTTAATCTGCCTCCTGTTGTCGAGGAGCTTGCCAGAAAGCCCAGGGGGCTCGTGCTTGTTACAGGCCCGACCGGAAGCGGAAAGTCCACGACCCTTGCGGCCATGATAAACATGGTCAACGAGGAGAGGCCAGACCACATCGTCACCATCGAAGATCCTATAGAGTTCATACACCAGTCCAAGAAGTCTCTTATCAATCAGAGAGAGGTCGGCGCCGACACTCACAGCTTTAAGAAGGCCATAAA
The nucleotide sequence above comes from Deltaproteobacteria bacterium. Encoded proteins:
- a CDS encoding type IV pilus twitching motility protein PilT; this encodes MLLRLLIEKGGSDLHITTGSSPRMRVNGHLNPMLNTPPLSPIETKQICYSILSDNQKHQFEEENELDFSFGIKGLSRFRGNVFMQRGAVAGVFRAIPFTIKTVKELNLPPVVEELARKPRGLVLVTGPTGSGKSTTLAAMINMVNEERPDHIVTIEDPIEFIHQSKKSLINQREVGADTHSFKKAIKSVLRQDPDVVLLGELRDMETIETALTIAETGHLCFGTLHTNSCAQTINRVVDVFPSHQQPQIRAQLSFVLEGVMSQILIPKADGKGRVMGLEIMVPNPAIRNLIREDKVHQIYSQMQVGQSKFGMQTLNQSLVNHFMKRSITLDDAFGRSSDPDELRTMLMNAGLIKAGMPGSAPPKRP